The Fodinibius saliphilus genomic interval TTTTCACGGATATCAGTGGCAATCTCTTTCATTTTTTCGTAGACGGTAAACACGTCCATACCATTCATTACCATCTTCTTCATATCGAAGCCATCAGCCCGATCAACAATTTCGCCGGTTGAATGTCGATGTACAGCTGTTCCCATGGCATAGCCGTTGTTTTCTACCGCGTAGATACAAGGCAGCCCCCAGTTTTGGCTCATATTCATAGTCTCGTGTAATGCGCCCTGAGGAACTGCACCATCCCCAAGAAAACATGCTGTTACCCGACCATTTTGCTTATACTTATTAGCAAAAGCAATTCCCCCACCAAGAGGAATATGTCCACCTACAATACCATAACCGCCCCAAAAATGCTCTTCGATATTAGCAAAGTGCATAGACCCGCCTTTACCATTGGAACAGCCTGTTTCTTTTCCATAAAGCTCTGCCATACCCTCTTTAGGCGATACGCCGCGTACCAAGCCCCAGCCGTGGTCACGATAGGCTGTTATAATATCATCGTCATCATTCAGCGCATATGCCGTTCCGGTTGAGATAGCTTCTTGCCCCATATAAAGGTGAAGGAATCCTCCGAACTTTCCTTTTTGATACATCTGCATCGCTCGCTCTTCAAATCGACGCTGCAAATACATCTGATCATACATATCTATCACATCATCATCGGAAAGCCCAAGCTCATCATGCTTTTTATCAGTGGGTTCAGGTAGTTCGGTACTGCGTATAATTTCTCCGTTCGTACGGATACCTGTTCCCGTTGGGGTAAAAGTAACTTCTTCTGTTTCTTTCTTTTTATCAGCCATAATATCTATCTACAGCAAGTTGCTGTTACAACGTTTCAATTGGAATTTCAAAAAAATCAGAGTCCGGAAATATACCTAAAATATTCGAAGATTACAGGTTTTCCCTTACTCTAAATGTTTGTTGATTATAGACGGTAACTGATCAAACACCTCATTCAGTTTTTCAGGCCTCCGTCCCCCTGCTGTAGCAAGGTTAGGCTGTCCACCGCCTCCGCCGCCGAGCATTTGTCCAAGATCACCGACTAATGCCCCGGCTTGAATATCTTTCTTCTGGATTAAATCATCTGTAATAGCAGCCATTACATACACCTTTCCTTCATCCATATCCTTAGCACCAAGAACAGTAATGGTCTCTTTCTTACTTTTTTCCAGGGATTCATAACCGAGTTGTTTCAACAGGTCCATATCAGCATTAGAAACAGTACCGGCTACCAATTTAATACCATTATCCAGTTCAGTGGCATTACTTAAAAGTTCTTGTAGCTTAGAAGCACTCTGTTGATGCTGCAGTCGTTCAACTTCTTTC includes:
- the pdhA gene encoding pyruvate dehydrogenase (acetyl-transferring) E1 component subunit alpha, which produces MADKKKETEEVTFTPTGTGIRTNGEIIRSTELPEPTDKKHDELGLSDDDVIDMYDQMYLQRRFEERAMQMYQKGKFGGFLHLYMGQEAISTGTAYALNDDDDIITAYRDHGWGLVRGVSPKEGMAELYGKETGCSNGKGGSMHFANIEEHFWGGYGIVGGHIPLGGGIAFANKYKQNGRVTACFLGDGAVPQGALHETMNMSQNWGLPCIYAVENNGYAMGTAVHRHSTGEIVDRADGFDMKKMVMNGMDVFTVYEKMKEIATDIRENSQPWFVEIRTYRYRGHSMSDPMKYRTKEELEEYEKLDPVERMKNYLLDEDIIDEDKVEEIKSSVEDTVMEAIEFAEESDYPEKEALYDHMFAEDDYPFHT